A DNA window from Vagococcus penaei contains the following coding sequences:
- a CDS encoding FtsX-like permease family protein, whose amino-acid sequence MTLFKLAYQNVKSQKYSYFMYCFSMAFSVLVYYIFVGISNDYSLVKSIAADFRIDIGLQTATTLITIFVLIFIFNANSFFIEKRKNEIGLYSLLGMRKRQIAHVFLLKI is encoded by the coding sequence ATGACGTTGTTTAAATTAGCATACCAAAATGTGAAGTCTCAAAAATATTCTTACTTTATGTATTGCTTTAGTATGGCATTTTCAGTCCTTGTTTATTATATTTTTGTAGGTATTAGTAATGATTATAGCTTGGTAAAATCAATTGCTGCGGATTTTCGGATTGATATAGGTTTACAAACTGCAACTACTTTAATTACTATTTTTGTTTTGATTTTTATTTTTAATGCTAATTCATTTTTTATAGAGAAAAGGAAGAATGAAATTGGATTGTATAGTCTGTTAGGTATGAGAAAGCGCCAAATTGCTCATGTTTTTTTATTGAAAATATGA
- a CDS encoding response regulator transcription factor produces the protein MKIMIVEDDSIIRDLLAESLVKWNFEVVKVTDFSRVLELFMIEKPNLILLDITLPVFDGYYWCQKIREINNTPIIFISSRNTNMDTIMSMQLGGDDYVNKPFSMDVLIAKINALLRRTYDYDQDKSITIEHRGLTLNLENNTITLKNNICELSKNESQLLAILLKNKGKVASREKLLRSLWDDERFVDDNTLTVNINRLRKKIDSIGHPDYIETRVGQGYIIQ, from the coding sequence ATGAAAATTATGATCGTTGAAGATGACAGTATTATTCGTGATCTACTCGCTGAATCTTTAGTAAAATGGAACTTTGAGGTTGTAAAAGTAACTGATTTTAGTCGGGTATTGGAATTATTTATGATAGAGAAACCTAATTTAATTTTATTAGATATCACTTTACCCGTATTTGATGGATACTATTGGTGTCAAAAAATACGTGAAATAAATAACACACCAATTATTTTTATATCCAGTAGAAATACCAATATGGATACTATCATGTCCATGCAATTGGGTGGCGATGACTATGTAAATAAACCATTTTCAATGGATGTACTAATAGCTAAAATTAATGCTCTTTTACGACGCACCTATGATTACGACCAAGATAAATCTATTACTATTGAACACAGAGGACTTACACTAAACTTAGAAAATAACACTATTACTTTGAAAAATAATATTTGCGAACTGAGCAAGAATGAATCACAATTACTTGCAATTCTATTAAAAAATAAAGGTAAGGTAGCAAGTCGTGAAAAATTATTACGATCACTATGGGATGATGAACGTTTTGTTGACGATAATACTCTCACAGTAAATATTAATCGATTAAGAAAAAAAATAGATAGTATTGGCCATCCTGATTATATTGAAACACGTGTGGGTCAAGGCTATATTATACAATAA
- a CDS encoding YfhO family protein, giving the protein MLAVKIRNKLKGYGLSLLLPFIVLMVVFFILDITPFGNRNLLVSDLGTQYYPFLAEFKRFFLTGDFGKSLYSFSNGIGGTMEALSAYYLMSPLNFIILLFSNDQIPVAISCLIILKISLMSLTMYTYLDKHYNQSDLLTQIFALSYSLCGFVVIYLYNFMWLDVLIIFPILVLGIERLWHSQQYGVYAITLFLSIVTNYYLGYMICIFSVGYSVYLYYYNHNTFKKTHRIRQLLSDWKQFFLVSLLTGLATSFMLIPALYGMLQTGKSNFHVDDFLLVPRFGLEALSQMAVGTLNFNIRLDHLPMIYSGILVWLLAFVYFFLPNIPRKKKAAMIILLLFIYCSFFFEMFNTIWHMFQSPAGFPYRNSFIFSFVLIKLAYETSLYARYEQNKNLIKQKIILSGLVYSFLLSLGQLFLNLDSNKEYLVSNRYYIISLIIVWLFVFLIIVGSMRMKRQFQFILLLCVALELGGNLWVSLKGTPFGNQQEYADMYKQQNEVIQYILGQTKTITRLNHRLPEQNNGYQEVMNGYNNPMLFGYPGVSSYTSTLNATTQDALVDLGLYAKNDRRFSYVDESQLANLLLNVAYTIVPNDMEQKKLLEKKYDMRVYENIEAVGMGFVTDDSLEDLAFEKNKVLTNQENIMQLIYPKNTPFFHELTEIKESIKQDSVVIKGRTTHEGIVYLYFPHAAWKNINDFSINGERFKSFQYISTNQLFNLGHYRANEDIELTFKTTEPSQIANMQLSTLDESDFNQLVSKVKQQKLELTQAENGRLSGEIDVAKGQQLLYLAIPYDDNWQITVDQEQVAPIRVLGDFMGVPLGKGSHQIEMMYVSKPLIVGSIISGIIIIGSLGSILYQKRKKRAK; this is encoded by the coding sequence ATGTTAGCAGTTAAAATTAGAAATAAGTTGAAAGGGTATGGTTTAAGTTTGCTGTTACCATTTATTGTTCTAATGGTGGTATTTTTTATTTTAGATATTACTCCGTTTGGTAACCGTAATTTACTTGTTAGTGATTTGGGAACTCAGTATTACCCCTTTTTAGCAGAATTCAAACGTTTTTTTTTAACAGGTGATTTTGGTAAAAGTTTATATTCTTTCTCGAATGGTATTGGTGGAACAATGGAGGCGTTAAGTGCCTATTATTTAATGTCTCCTCTAAACTTTATTATTCTATTATTTTCAAACGATCAAATCCCTGTGGCTATTTCATGCCTAATTATTTTAAAAATATCACTTATGAGTTTGACAATGTATACTTATTTAGATAAGCATTATAATCAAAGTGATTTATTGACTCAGATATTTGCATTATCTTATAGTTTATGTGGATTTGTTGTAATATACTTATATAATTTTATGTGGTTAGATGTCTTGATTATTTTTCCGATTTTAGTGTTGGGAATTGAACGATTGTGGCATAGCCAACAGTACGGTGTATATGCTATAACTTTATTTTTGTCTATTGTAACTAATTATTATTTAGGATATATGATTTGTATTTTTTCAGTGGGCTATAGTGTCTATTTATATTACTATAATCATAATACGTTTAAAAAAACGCATCGTATTCGGCAACTATTATCTGATTGGAAGCAATTCTTTTTAGTATCGTTATTAACTGGATTAGCGACAAGTTTTATGCTTATACCCGCATTATATGGAATGCTACAAACTGGGAAATCCAACTTTCATGTAGATGATTTTCTTCTTGTACCTCGATTCGGTTTAGAGGCTCTATCACAGATGGCCGTAGGTACACTTAATTTTAATATTCGTTTGGATCATTTACCAATGATTTATTCAGGAATATTAGTATGGTTATTGGCATTTGTATACTTCTTCTTACCTAATATCCCTAGGAAGAAGAAAGCAGCTATGATTATTTTATTACTATTTATTTATTGTAGTTTCTTTTTTGAAATGTTTAATACAATATGGCACATGTTTCAGAGCCCGGCAGGGTTTCCTTATAGAAATTCATTTATCTTTAGCTTTGTCTTGATTAAATTGGCGTATGAAACAAGTCTTTATGCAAGATATGAGCAAAATAAAAATTTGATTAAACAAAAAATAATACTATCTGGATTAGTTTATTCATTTCTATTAAGTTTAGGGCAATTATTTTTAAATCTAGATTCTAATAAAGAATATCTAGTATCAAATCGTTATTATATTATATCATTAATTATTGTTTGGTTATTTGTCTTTTTAATTATTGTTGGTTCAATGCGAATGAAGCGACAATTTCAATTTATTTTGTTGTTATGTGTTGCCCTTGAATTAGGGGGGAATTTATGGGTGTCATTAAAAGGTACCCCTTTTGGTAATCAACAAGAATACGCGGACATGTATAAGCAACAAAATGAGGTGATTCAATATATACTAGGGCAAACGAAAACAATTACCCGATTGAATCATCGTCTACCTGAACAGAATAATGGTTACCAAGAAGTGATGAATGGTTATAATAATCCTATGCTATTTGGGTATCCTGGAGTATCCAGCTACACATCCACTTTAAACGCAACAACGCAAGATGCACTCGTTGATTTGGGACTTTATGCTAAAAATGATCGACGTTTTTCATATGTTGATGAATCTCAGTTAGCCAATTTATTACTCAATGTAGCGTACACAATAGTGCCCAATGATATGGAACAAAAGAAATTGTTAGAGAAAAAGTATGATATGCGTGTGTATGAAAATATAGAAGCAGTCGGAATGGGCTTTGTTACTGACGATTCTTTGGAGGACTTAGCATTTGAAAAAAATAAGGTACTAACTAATCAAGAGAATATTATGCAGTTAATTTATCCTAAAAATACACCTTTCTTTCATGAATTAACAGAAATCAAAGAATCTATCAAACAAGATTCTGTCGTAATTAAAGGTCGAACAACGCATGAAGGGATTGTCTATCTTTATTTTCCACATGCTGCTTGGAAAAATATTAATGACTTTTCAATCAATGGTGAGCGGTTTAAATCATTTCAATATATTTCAACCAATCAATTGTTTAATTTAGGGCATTATAGAGCCAATGAAGATATCGAGTTAACCTTTAAAACAACTGAGCCAAGTCAGATTGCTAATATGCAGTTAAGTACTTTAGATGAGAGTGATTTTAACCAGCTAGTATCGAAGGTGAAGCAACAGAAATTAGAATTAACGCAAGCAGAAAATGGCAGACTGTCTGGTGAAATTGATGTAGCAAAAGGTCAACAACTTTTATATCTAGCGATTCCTTATGATGATAACTGGCAAATTACAGTTGATCAAGAACAGGTCGCTCCAATCAGAGTACTAGGCGATTTTATGGGAGTTCCCTTAGGTAAAGGTAGTCATCAAATTGAGATGATGTATGTATCAAAACCACTAATTGTGGGGAGTATAATTTCTGGGATAATTATTATCGGTAGCTTGGGAAGTATCCTTTATCAAAAGCGAAAAAAACGCGCAAAATAA
- a CDS encoding ABC transporter permease yields MTLASLYFTYSVDLTDHAHDVDFAVSSDEYGKFSEILVKNGVTPKQTARMMLKPVTANFDVILEDIKMPKHMNFDIISQSEYNEARKMKPSLRKLKTHKKNDVYMFIQMNQTNIDLTISYSKKATIDEFGSVNLLGVYQDRLGNEDDIRQSKKLLLVSDQLYNSISKEQEYSYYWINISESKTAKKIVEAVNEVFDIESPEIKLLSNGFHHIGKSISEYDKILDFDQPVKSSEKTRMKVGMKQPYTTVLEQKRQFIIYATIFLALLFWLSTISMMMFKQFSMIEKQQERYSTLIKLGVSLSLIRKNIYKENAVIFFIPMGIAFFLMLFMLNWVYIIIPVVDMTLTRSLWGILIVLYFLFYVMTSHSAYRMVQDKVKIDHYQ; encoded by the coding sequence GTGACATTAGCAAGTTTATATTTCACCTATTCAGTCGATTTGACAGATCATGCACATGACGTTGATTTTGCTGTGTCATCAGATGAGTATGGAAAATTTTCAGAAATTCTCGTCAAAAATGGTGTTACTCCTAAACAAACAGCACGCATGATGCTGAAGCCAGTAACAGCAAATTTTGATGTTATTTTAGAAGATATAAAAATGCCAAAGCACATGAATTTTGATATAATTAGTCAATCAGAATATAATGAAGCAAGGAAAATGAAGCCATCATTAAGAAAGTTAAAGACACACAAAAAGAATGATGTTTATATGTTTATTCAAATGAACCAAACGAATATCGATTTAACAATCAGCTATTCAAAAAAGGCAACAATTGATGAATTTGGTTCCGTTAATTTACTTGGAGTATATCAAGATAGATTAGGAAATGAGGATGATATCCGTCAAAGTAAAAAATTACTATTAGTTAGTGACCAGTTATATAATAGCATTAGTAAAGAACAAGAATATTCTTATTATTGGATAAATATTTCAGAAAGTAAAACGGCTAAAAAAATAGTAGAAGCAGTTAATGAGGTTTTTGATATTGAATCGCCAGAGATAAAGCTGCTGTCCAATGGGTTTCACCATATTGGTAAAAGTATCTCTGAATATGATAAAATTTTAGATTTTGATCAACCAGTAAAATCAAGTGAAAAAACTCGTATGAAGGTGGGAATGAAGCAACCTTATACTACTGTATTGGAACAAAAGAGACAGTTTATCATATATGCTACTATATTTTTGGCTCTTTTATTTTGGCTATCAACAATTAGTATGATGATGTTTAAACAGTTTTCAATGATTGAAAAGCAACAGGAACGTTATAGTACACTTATAAAATTAGGTGTATCACTTTCTTTGATACGAAAAAATATTTATAAAGAAAATGCTGTCATCTTTTTTATTCCCATGGGGATTGCTTTTTTCCTAATGTTGTTTATGTTAAATTGGGTTTATATAATCATACCAGTAGTAGACATGACATTGACACGTAGTTTATGGGGAATATTAATTGTATTGTATTTTTTATTTTATGTTATGACATCTCACAGTGCATATCGTATGGTACAAGACAAGGTGAAAATAGATCATTATCAATGA
- a CDS encoding PTS sugar transporter subunit IIB: protein MKKSILFICETGISAALFVSKMLETLHQHELDFDVDYAPVSRVEEKLAAKDYTVILLSPQVHRYDDTLKEIILKDGKEVNLVDITEEEFASMNVNRILARI from the coding sequence ATGAAAAAAAGTATTTTATTTATCTGTGAGACTGGAATTAGTGCGGCTTTGTTTGTCTCAAAAATGTTAGAGACTTTACATCAACATGAATTAGATTTTGATGTTGATTATGCACCCGTTTCTCGAGTGGAAGAAAAATTGGCGGCTAAGGATTATACAGTGATTTTATTATCGCCACAAGTTCATCGCTACGATGATACATTAAAAGAAATCATCTTAAAAGATGGTAAAGAGGTTAATTTGGTTGATATTACGGAAGAAGAATTTGCTTCGATGAATGTTAATCGTATTTTAGCCCGAATTTAG
- a CDS encoding sensor histidine kinase has product MTLLKYLYDQLTLIVVWLLLMIVTTFILWLVPKKALTLSIMFYITFLGIILLIIFFLFNYHRKKKYWNQLESKVNKHLDMKKITIGSTFEEKFYQHCINNLQDDFILEANRLNKKNKEYKDFIDSWVHEIKIPLASFNLLIDAIEFDIPDDKFIQLQDNLQRMDNYVEQVMYYSRLDDFSKDYLVADQSLLKIIQTAIKRSANYFIQKHITLDLTTHDEIVLTDEKWLLYIINQIISNAIKYTDVGGTITVKICKNKTHVILSISDNGIGIPKCDLDRVFEKGFTGNNGRNQQISSTGLGLYLANQLSKKLGHKITITSTLNKGTKVSLLFPTLDYYSTEKNDFL; this is encoded by the coding sequence ATGACTCTTTTAAAATATTTATATGACCAACTTACGTTGATAGTTGTATGGTTGTTATTAATGATCGTTACAACTTTTATCCTTTGGTTGGTTCCTAAAAAAGCTCTTACTTTATCGATTATGTTTTATATTACTTTTTTAGGAATCATTTTATTGATCATCTTCTTTTTATTCAATTATCATCGAAAGAAAAAATATTGGAATCAACTGGAATCTAAAGTAAATAAACATCTTGACATGAAAAAAATAACAATTGGTTCTACTTTTGAAGAAAAATTTTACCAGCATTGCATTAATAATCTCCAAGATGATTTTATTCTTGAAGCTAATCGCTTAAACAAAAAAAATAAAGAGTACAAAGACTTTATAGACAGTTGGGTCCATGAAATAAAAATCCCTCTGGCATCCTTTAACTTGTTAATAGATGCTATTGAATTTGATATCCCCGATGATAAATTTATTCAATTACAAGACAATTTACAACGAATGGACAACTATGTCGAACAAGTGATGTACTATTCTCGACTCGATGATTTTTCAAAAGACTATCTTGTTGCCGATCAATCGTTACTAAAAATTATTCAAACAGCGATTAAAAGATCTGCCAATTACTTTATTCAAAAACATATTACTCTAGATTTGACTACCCATGATGAAATTGTACTAACTGATGAGAAATGGTTGCTTTACATTATTAATCAAATCATTAGTAATGCGATTAAGTACACAGATGTTGGTGGAACAATCACTGTGAAAATTTGCAAAAACAAAACACATGTTATACTTTCAATTTCCGATAACGGTATCGGTATTCCTAAGTGCGATTTAGACCGTGTTTTTGAGAAGGGATTCACAGGTAATAACGGTCGAAATCAACAAATTAGTTCGACTGGATTAGGCCTTTATTTAGCTAATCAGCTAAGTAAAAAACTTGGACATAAAATAACTATAACATCTACTTTAAACAAAGGAACAAAGGTTAGTCTTTTATTTCCAACTCTTGATTATTATTCTACTGAAAAAAATGATTTTTTATAA
- a CDS encoding ABC transporter ATP-binding protein codes for MVVKVDQLIKVYGKKNNSHYVLKNISFKINKGEFVGIMGPSGAGKTTLLNILATIDHATLGSVIINDKDVTKMTEKETSEFRRNELGFIFQNFNLLNTISIKDNILLPLAIERIPIREMETRLTSVSKILNLEEFLEKYPSDISVGQKQRATAARAVITQPSLVLADEPTGALDSKSAAELLKYLSYLNEEKLTTIMMVTHDAFAASYCSRILFIKDGILFSEINRSGSRREFFKKIMDMQTVIGGGVGNDVV; via the coding sequence ATGGTAGTGAAAGTTGATCAATTAATTAAAGTATATGGAAAAAAAAATAATAGTCATTATGTCTTAAAAAATATTTCATTTAAAATAAATAAAGGGGAATTTGTGGGGATAATGGGGCCAAGCGGTGCTGGAAAAACAACGCTATTAAATATTTTGGCTACTATCGATCATGCGACATTAGGTTCTGTTATTATTAACGATAAAGATGTTACAAAGATGACGGAAAAAGAAACGAGTGAATTTCGTAGAAATGAGTTAGGGTTCATTTTCCAAAATTTTAATTTACTTAACACAATATCAATTAAAGATAATATTTTGCTACCTTTAGCAATTGAACGTATTCCAATTCGAGAGATGGAGACACGACTGACAAGCGTGTCTAAAATACTAAATTTAGAGGAGTTTTTAGAAAAATATCCATCCGATATTTCTGTTGGTCAAAAACAGCGCGCGACTGCTGCCAGAGCAGTTATTACACAACCGTCCTTAGTTTTAGCAGACGAACCAACAGGTGCATTGGATTCAAAATCAGCTGCCGAGTTATTAAAATATTTATCTTATCTAAATGAAGAAAAATTAACAACAATTATGATGGTGACACATGATGCTTTTGCTGCTAGTTATTGCTCACGTATTTTATTCATTAAAGATGGTATTTTATTTTCTGAAATTAATCGTAGTGGATCTAGAAGAGAATTCTTCAAGAAAATTATGGATATGCAAACAGTGATAGGTGGTGGTGTAGGTAATGACGTTGTTTAA
- the iolG gene encoding inositol 2-dehydrogenase, which yields MTKELVVGVIGGGRIGKLHTKNLVQMKDVRVKKVADLFADKMTDFEAEVGVPIVADFNEIFEDPEIDAVFICTPTDTHVEMIKRAAAVKKHIFCEKPISFSDEETIETYEIVKEAGVKFQIGVNRRFDRNFSQVREHVASGAIGDIQLLRIDSRDPEAPPLSYVQSSGGLFFDMMIHDFDMARFIAGSEVEEVYAMGDALVNPDLEGVDVDTAVVTLKFENGCLGVISNSRQAVYGYDQRLEAFGSKGASAAENELQSNVTLSDASGVHSQKPLYFFLERYNDAYVSEVDQFLNAIRFDTETPVNFVDGIMAQRLAFAANESLKLGQPVKVKKL from the coding sequence ATGACAAAAGAATTAGTAGTAGGCGTAATCGGTGGCGGTCGAATTGGAAAATTACATACAAAAAATTTAGTACAAATGAAAGACGTACGTGTTAAAAAAGTAGCAGATTTATTTGCCGACAAGATGACAGATTTTGAAGCAGAAGTAGGCGTACCAATCGTTGCAGATTTTAACGAAATCTTTGAAGATCCAGAAATTGATGCAGTATTTATTTGTACACCAACAGATACACACGTTGAGATGATTAAACGTGCAGCTGCTGTAAAAAAACATATTTTCTGTGAGAAACCAATTAGTTTTTCAGATGAAGAAACAATTGAAACATATGAAATTGTTAAAGAAGCTGGCGTGAAATTCCAAATTGGTGTAAACCGTCGTTTTGACCGTAATTTCTCACAAGTAAGAGAGCACGTTGCGAGTGGAGCAATTGGTGATATCCAATTATTAAGAATTGACTCACGTGACCCAGAAGCACCACCGTTGTCATACGTTCAATCATCAGGCGGATTATTCTTTGACATGATGATCCATGACTTTGATATGGCACGTTTCATTGCTGGTAGCGAAGTAGAAGAAGTATACGCAATGGGAGATGCATTAGTTAACCCTGACCTTGAAGGCGTCGACGTTGATACAGCTGTTGTAACATTGAAATTTGAAAATGGCTGTCTAGGTGTGATTAGTAATAGTCGTCAAGCAGTTTATGGTTATGACCAACGCTTAGAAGCATTTGGTTCAAAAGGTGCTTCAGCAGCAGAAAATGAGTTACAAAGTAATGTAACGTTATCTGACGCTTCTGGTGTTCATAGCCAAAAACCATTATACTTCTTCTTAGAGCGTTATAATGATGCTTATGTATCTGAAGTTGATCAATTTTTAAATGCGATTCGCTTTGATACAGAAACACCTGTTAACTTTGTTGACGGTATTATGGCACAAAGATTAGCTTTTGCAGCAAATGAATCATTAAAATTAGGTCAACCTGTCAAAGTTAAAAAACTTTAG
- a CDS encoding solute:sodium symporter family transporter, translating to MNAFTLISFLAIVIVIWLFAFKKSRSVSVNDAEGFFMGGRSLTALPIAGSIIMTNLSTEQLVGQNGQSYMAGMQVMAWEVTSAIAIVMLALVFLPKYFKYGINTVSDFIEIRYDATLKRLISALFIITYMTSFLPVVLYSGALVFNKIFKLDQLLGVRDITAIVIISLCIGVIGILYLLIGGMRLGAYSDTVYGFGLLICGLLIPTLGVLKLGDGSFVGGIDHIIDNTPWLLNSVGAVDSAVVPWPTLFTGMMFNNLYFWCTNQMIVQKALSGKNLKEAQKGVFIVGFFKIFGALFLVFPGIVSRNLFGDQLLGNSDNAYPMLVTEVFPQVLYGVFAAVIFGAILSSFAGALNSTSTLFSLDFYKAKINKNATDAQITRFGKLTTISVGIFAVIVAPFISLAPAGLYQFVQEFNGLYNMPLLVIILLAFYSKKATAFAAKTTIAMHVVLYALSKVFLKDVHFLYVLSVLFFLDLIVMFLVSKMKPDGVFELTVFNTKVDITQWKYGKLVGIVTVVVVIVTYTLFSPIGLAR from the coding sequence ATGAATGCATTTACTCTAATTAGTTTTTTAGCAATAGTAATAGTAATTTGGCTCTTCGCTTTTAAAAAATCGCGTAGCGTATCGGTAAACGATGCTGAAGGTTTCTTTATGGGTGGTCGTAGTTTAACTGCGTTACCGATTGCTGGTTCGATTATCATGACTAACTTATCAACTGAGCAATTAGTTGGTCAAAATGGTCAGAGTTATATGGCTGGTATGCAAGTAATGGCTTGGGAAGTAACATCAGCTATCGCGATTGTTATGCTAGCGCTAGTTTTCTTACCAAAGTACTTTAAATACGGTATCAACACCGTATCGGATTTTATTGAAATTCGCTATGATGCGACGTTAAAAAGACTTATTTCAGCATTATTTATTATTACTTATATGACATCATTTTTACCAGTTGTTCTTTATTCTGGCGCTTTAGTATTTAATAAGATTTTCAAATTAGATCAATTATTAGGTGTTCGTGATATCACAGCTATTGTTATTATTTCTCTTTGTATAGGTGTTATTGGTATTTTATATCTATTAATTGGTGGTATGCGTTTAGGTGCTTATAGTGATACTGTCTATGGTTTTGGCTTACTTATTTGTGGACTATTAATTCCAACATTGGGTGTTTTAAAATTAGGTGACGGTAGCTTTGTTGGTGGAATTGACCATATTATTGACAACACACCATGGTTATTAAATTCAGTTGGTGCGGTTGATTCAGCAGTTGTTCCTTGGCCAACACTATTTACGGGTATGATGTTTAATAACTTATACTTCTGGTGTACAAACCAGATGATCGTTCAAAAAGCTTTATCAGGTAAAAACTTAAAAGAAGCTCAAAAAGGTGTTTTCATTGTTGGATTCTTTAAAATTTTCGGTGCGCTATTCTTAGTCTTCCCAGGTATTGTGTCACGTAATTTATTTGGTGATCAATTATTAGGTAACTCAGATAATGCGTATCCAATGTTAGTAACTGAAGTCTTTCCACAAGTCTTATATGGTGTCTTTGCCGCAGTAATTTTTGGAGCAATTTTATCATCATTTGCGGGAGCTTTAAACTCGACATCAACTCTGTTTTCATTAGATTTCTATAAAGCAAAAATTAATAAAAATGCAACAGATGCACAAATCACTCGTTTTGGTAAATTAACAACAATTTCAGTTGGAATTTTCGCAGTTATTGTTGCACCATTTATTTCTTTAGCACCAGCTGGTTTATATCAGTTTGTACAAGAGTTTAATGGGTTGTATAATATGCCATTATTAGTAATTATTTTACTAGCATTCTACTCTAAAAAAGCGACAGCATTTGCAGCGAAAACAACTATTGCAATGCACGTTGTGTTGTATGCTTTATCAAAAGTATTCTTAAAAGATGTTCACTTCTTGTATGTTCTAAGTGTCTTGTTCTTCTTAGATTTAATCGTGATGTTCCTTGTGTCTAAAATGAAGCCTGACGGTGTCTTTGAATTAACTGTTTTCAATACAAAAGTGGATATTACTCAATGGAAATATGGTAAATTAGTTGGTATTGTAACAGTAGTTGTTGTTATTGTGACATATACTTTATTCTCACCAATTGGTTTAGCAAGATAA